In Polynucleobacter sp. AP-Ainpum-60-G11, one DNA window encodes the following:
- the lptF gene encoding LPS export ABC transporter permease LptF, with protein MIFHQALRRELSFTTGGVFLVLVTIMITTLVIRILGFAANGAVNPEDALVLIALATLGYMAVLLSVSLFVAVLIVLVRWYKDSEMIVWFASGLSIASLIRPILRFAAPLIVIITLLALFVWPWANRESTIISQRFQQRSDVSMVAAGQFRESAKAERVFFIEELDVDKSEVKNIFAAETKNGRLSVAVASTGFIENAEGGGKSIVLNNGRRYEGLPTQPDFRILEFAEYSTHIHSKSALDPAPRDREKTVLELLNDPNPAALNANYAELLWRIGLPLMALGLVLIAIPLAYVNPRLGNYTAMFYAVLIYLIYSNLLNLTQNFVSQGKVNVFVAAWPIHALAFSIAFLLIRNRINPSLKWWRRQLPSFLANR; from the coding sequence ATGATTTTTCACCAAGCCCTTCGCCGCGAACTCAGTTTTACGACTGGTGGCGTTTTTTTGGTCTTGGTCACCATCATGATCACTACTCTAGTAATCCGTATTCTGGGCTTTGCAGCCAATGGGGCTGTTAATCCAGAGGATGCTCTAGTTTTGATAGCGTTGGCCACCCTTGGCTATATGGCAGTTCTACTGAGCGTCTCCCTGTTTGTCGCCGTCTTAATAGTGCTAGTGCGTTGGTATAAAGACTCAGAAATGATTGTATGGTTTGCTAGCGGCCTTAGTATCGCTAGCCTGATTCGACCAATATTGCGCTTCGCAGCACCCCTCATCGTCATCATCACCCTCCTAGCTTTGTTTGTTTGGCCTTGGGCTAACCGCGAATCGACCATCATTAGTCAGCGCTTTCAACAACGCAGCGATGTCTCCATGGTTGCCGCAGGCCAATTTAGAGAGTCAGCTAAAGCAGAGCGCGTATTTTTTATTGAAGAGTTGGATGTAGATAAAAGTGAAGTGAAAAATATCTTTGCCGCAGAAACCAAAAATGGACGACTGAGTGTTGCCGTTGCTTCCACCGGCTTTATTGAAAATGCAGAGGGTGGCGGAAAATCAATCGTCTTGAATAATGGCCGTCGCTATGAAGGACTCCCTACGCAACCGGATTTCAGAATTTTAGAATTTGCCGAGTACAGCACCCACATTCATAGCAAAAGCGCGCTGGATCCAGCGCCGCGTGACCGAGAAAAAACTGTTTTGGAGTTGTTGAATGATCCCAATCCAGCTGCCCTCAATGCGAATTACGCCGAATTACTCTGGCGTATCGGTTTACCTTTAATGGCTTTAGGTCTGGTATTGATTGCCATTCCACTAGCCTATGTCAATCCCCGGCTAGGCAATTACACTGCGATGTTTTATGCCGTACTCATTTATTTGATTTACAGCAACCTACTCAATCTCACTCAAAACTTTGTATCACAAGGCAAGGTGAATGTTTTTGTTGCAGCTTGGCCTATACATGCCCTAGCCTTTAGCATTGCTTTTTTACTGATTCGCAACCGCATCAACCCCTCGTTGAAATGGTGGCGCCGTCAACTTCCCTCCTTCTTGGCAAATAGATGA
- a CDS encoding leucyl aminopeptidase, with translation MQFSTKNFAQADLNNPKQLKASLATLLAQSSDCLVLAYLKTDLGALAASKSKSGLLVELDRLLGGSVTHANVVGDLDSQLASTCVIRAEKSWASSGVKVKRILLVSLGDTAPADARNLISYSKIARAALKQLSGNSIQNALWFIPSFALGHCAEFIAEEVRLTIQYAGDQAYRFGVRQPTMKFKAKDKADTFNHLIFAGNDSCAKELKLAVPEGAAMVEGMNLAKDLGNLPPNICTPTYLGKAAQGLSKKTSLKVEVLGRKQIEALGMGSFLSVAQGSDTPPQFIVMRHQGGKAGEAPIVLVGKGITFDTGGISLKPGEAMDEMKYDMCGAASVIGAMYATALMKLKKNVIGVIPTCENMPSGNATRPGDIVKSMSGQTIEILNTDAEGRLILCDALTYVERFKPKAVIDVATLTGACIIALGHVHSGVFSDDEGLVSALTKAGHASLDTVWRLPLDAAYHEQLKSNFADVANIGGRPAGSVTAACFLSRFTEKYKWAHLDIAGTAWKSGAAKGSTGRPVPLLVNYLLDQK, from the coding sequence ATTCAATTTAGCACCAAGAATTTCGCGCAAGCCGATCTGAATAACCCTAAGCAGCTCAAGGCGAGCTTAGCTACGCTATTGGCGCAGAGCTCTGATTGCTTGGTTTTGGCCTATTTAAAGACAGATTTAGGCGCCTTAGCGGCTAGCAAATCCAAGTCTGGACTGTTGGTTGAGTTGGATCGATTGCTTGGTGGTTCGGTCACCCATGCAAATGTGGTGGGTGATCTCGACAGTCAGTTAGCCTCTACCTGTGTAATCCGTGCTGAAAAATCCTGGGCTAGCTCCGGGGTAAAGGTGAAACGCATTCTCTTGGTCTCTTTGGGTGACACTGCTCCAGCTGATGCGCGCAACCTGATCTCCTATTCAAAAATTGCTCGCGCTGCTTTGAAGCAATTAAGTGGCAACTCAATCCAAAATGCATTGTGGTTCATTCCAAGTTTTGCCTTGGGTCATTGCGCTGAGTTTATTGCCGAAGAAGTACGTTTAACAATTCAATATGCTGGTGATCAAGCCTATCGCTTTGGTGTCCGCCAGCCCACCATGAAATTCAAGGCTAAGGACAAGGCTGATACTTTTAATCACCTCATCTTTGCTGGTAATGACTCTTGCGCTAAGGAGCTTAAGCTCGCTGTACCAGAGGGTGCGGCCATGGTTGAGGGGATGAACCTAGCTAAAGACTTAGGTAATTTGCCCCCCAATATTTGCACCCCAACTTATTTAGGTAAAGCAGCGCAAGGCTTAAGCAAGAAGACTAGCCTAAAAGTTGAAGTCTTGGGCCGTAAGCAAATTGAAGCTTTGGGCATGGGCTCCTTTTTATCAGTGGCTCAAGGCTCAGATACGCCGCCACAATTTATTGTCATGCGCCATCAAGGCGGTAAAGCCGGTGAAGCCCCGATTGTCTTAGTTGGCAAAGGAATCACCTTTGATACCGGCGGTATTTCTCTGAAGCCTGGGGAGGCGATGGATGAGATGAAATACGACATGTGCGGTGCCGCCTCCGTGATCGGTGCAATGTACGCGACTGCTTTAATGAAGTTGAAAAAGAATGTCATCGGCGTGATCCCGACTTGTGAAAATATGCCTTCCGGTAATGCTACTCGCCCTGGCGATATTGTGAAGAGTATGTCTGGGCAAACGATTGAGATTCTGAATACCGATGCAGAAGGACGCTTAATTTTGTGTGACGCTTTAACTTACGTTGAGCGTTTCAAGCCTAAGGCCGTGATTGATGTAGCTACCTTAACAGGCGCTTGCATCATTGCATTGGGTCATGTGCATAGCGGGGTGTTCTCTGATGATGAAGGCTTAGTCAGTGCTCTCACTAAAGCGGGCCATGCCTCTTTAGATACTGTATGGCGCCTACCTTTAGACGCTGCGTACCACGAGCAATTGAAATCAAACTTTGCTGATGTAGCCAATATTGGCGGACGTCCAGCAGGCAGTGTTACTGCAGCTTGCTTCTTATCGCGTTTTACTGAAAAATATAAATGGGCTCATTTAGACATCGCTGGTACCGCCTGGAAGAGTGGCGCTGCCAAAGGCTCAACCGGACGCCCAGTGCCATTACTTGTGAACTACTTGTTAGATCAAAAGTAA
- the lptG gene encoding LPS export ABC transporter permease LptG — translation MKYLFPYIYERYLAKQIYAAFGFILFALVALFLFFDILSELGSVKGQYTLPLALLHVLLKAPSRISEIIPIAGLIGSIYVFAMLASQSEFTILRIAGLDMRKGLTTLAKISLPLIIVTLVMSEWLGPYTENLSDQIRMKALGSSYSSQFKTGVWVKDRLRDEDGSGPVRPGVRYVNVGKIEQDNEIKNIRMYEFDDAYRLLSIRSAVSGRFDQTGTWILDDVTETRFKEAKQADPLNPVYSAQTFVHPIVSLDSEVTPQILSVLLVSPEKMSIFSLGRFISHLRDNKQDVQRHSIAFWKKVIYPFTIFVMLALALPFAYLKVRAGSVGIKVFGGIMLGMSFQLFNSLFSNVGLLGSWPTLLTALTPPLLYFILAIVGLRWVSRA, via the coding sequence ATGAAATATCTATTCCCTTATATTTATGAACGCTACTTAGCTAAGCAGATCTATGCTGCCTTTGGTTTCATCCTCTTTGCTTTAGTGGCGCTATTTTTATTTTTTGACATCCTCAGCGAACTTGGTTCAGTCAAGGGCCAGTACACCTTACCTCTAGCCCTTTTGCATGTTTTATTAAAAGCGCCCAGTCGCATTTCTGAAATTATTCCAATCGCCGGTTTGATTGGAAGTATTTATGTATTTGCCATGTTGGCTAGTCAATCTGAATTCACGATTCTTCGCATTGCTGGATTAGATATGCGCAAAGGTTTAACCACCCTCGCAAAGATTTCATTACCCTTAATTATTGTTACGCTTGTGATGAGCGAATGGCTAGGGCCTTATACCGAAAACTTGTCCGACCAAATTCGTATGAAGGCTTTGGGCTCATCCTATAGCTCGCAATTTAAAACGGGCGTGTGGGTAAAAGATCGTTTACGCGATGAGGACGGTAGCGGGCCAGTGAGGCCAGGGGTGCGCTATGTCAACGTTGGCAAGATTGAGCAAGATAACGAAATTAAAAATATCCGCATGTACGAGTTTGACGATGCGTACCGCTTGCTCTCTATTCGAAGCGCTGTTTCCGGGCGCTTTGATCAAACTGGAACCTGGATTCTGGATGACGTCACAGAAACTCGCTTTAAAGAAGCTAAGCAGGCTGACCCCCTAAACCCAGTCTACTCAGCGCAAACATTCGTGCACCCAATCGTGAGCCTAGATTCTGAAGTCACACCTCAAATTTTGAGCGTACTGTTGGTCAGCCCAGAAAAAATGTCGATCTTTAGTTTGGGTCGATTTATTTCTCACTTAAGAGATAACAAACAAGATGTGCAGCGGCATTCCATTGCATTCTGGAAAAAAGTGATTTACCCATTCACGATCTTCGTCATGCTGGCACTGGCCCTGCCGTTTGCTTACCTCAAGGTTCGCGCCGGTAGTGTCGGCATCAAGGTGTTCGGAGGCATCATGCTGGGTATGAGCTTCCAGCTTTTCAACTCCCTCTTCTCGAATGTGGGGCTTCTGGGTTCATGGCCAACCCTACTTACCGCCCTCACACCTCCATTGCTCTATTTCATTTTGGCGATTGTGGGTTTACGTTGGGTATCTAGAGCTTAA
- a CDS encoding CysB family HTH-type transcriptional regulator produces MNLHQFRFVREAVRQNFNLTSAAKALFTSQPGVSKAIIELEDELGVEIFRRHGKRIRSLTEPGKRILASIERILDEVETLRRVGKDFASQDQGNFVIATTHTQARYALPKVLTEFTKRFPKVRVSIQQGSPGQIAELLIHDRADIAIATEGIANTPGVLALPGYQWQHVVMVPLSHPLLNQSTITLEEIAKYPLITYDKAFAGRSKIDAAFAQRNLSPDIILEAIDADVIKTYVETGMGVGIVAGLAYDTDRDRNLRVIPVGHLFGNNVTHLGVKQGAYLRSFVYTFIELFSPTLTKKIVEQAMNSESETYEI; encoded by the coding sequence ATGAATTTGCATCAATTTCGTTTTGTTCGCGAAGCCGTAAGGCAGAACTTCAATCTCACTTCAGCAGCTAAGGCGCTCTTCACTTCTCAGCCAGGAGTTTCGAAAGCCATTATTGAGCTTGAGGATGAGCTTGGAGTAGAAATATTCCGACGCCATGGCAAACGTATTCGCTCGCTGACTGAGCCAGGTAAACGCATCCTTGCCTCGATTGAGCGCATTCTGGACGAAGTGGAAACATTGAGAAGAGTTGGCAAAGACTTTGCCAGCCAGGATCAGGGTAATTTTGTGATTGCCACTACGCATACACAAGCCCGTTACGCCTTACCTAAAGTCCTTACTGAATTTACTAAACGCTTTCCAAAGGTTCGGGTCAGCATTCAACAGGGAAGCCCAGGGCAAATTGCAGAGCTGCTCATTCATGATCGTGCTGACATCGCAATTGCAACCGAAGGCATTGCCAATACTCCTGGTGTACTGGCGCTTCCAGGTTACCAGTGGCAACACGTTGTGATGGTGCCGCTCAGTCACCCACTACTGAATCAGTCAACAATCACCCTAGAAGAGATTGCGAAATATCCACTTATCACCTACGATAAAGCGTTTGCTGGTCGTAGCAAGATTGATGCCGCATTTGCGCAACGCAATCTCAGCCCCGACATCATCTTGGAAGCGATTGATGCCGATGTCATTAAGACCTATGTTGAAACAGGCATGGGTGTAGGGATTGTTGCTGGATTAGCCTATGACACAGATCGAGATCGCAATCTACGAGTCATTCCGGTTGGACATTTATTTGGCAATAACGTGACGCATTTGGGTGTTAAGCAAGGTGCTTATTTGCGATCTTTCGTCTACACCTTTATCGAATTGTTCTCACCAACGCTCACTAAGAAAATTGTTGAGCAAGCTATGAATAGCGAATCAGAAACTTATGAGATTTGA
- the lgt gene encoding prolipoprotein diacylglyceryl transferase: MLIHPEFDPAAIRIGSFAIHWYGLMYLLAFAQFLLLGRLRIRAARYQSLGWSYKDLEDLLFAGVLGVVLGGRLGYTLFYMPGYYLANPLSIFKIWEGGMSFHGGLLGVLLALLWFGYRRKVSFFVVSDLVAPLVPFGLAFGRLGNFINGELWGRPTDLPWAMVFPMVDAIPRHPSQIYQFLGEGVCLGIILWIYSSKPRRVGQVSGLFLLGYGICRFLAEFAREPDAFLGLLGLGLSMGQWLSVPMIIFGIYLIVRVNSKKVGISS; this comes from the coding sequence ATGTTGATTCATCCAGAATTTGATCCTGCTGCAATTCGGATTGGCTCGTTTGCCATTCATTGGTATGGCTTGATGTATCTCTTAGCCTTCGCCCAGTTTTTGTTGCTTGGTCGTCTGCGCATACGTGCTGCCCGATATCAATCTTTGGGATGGTCATATAAAGACCTTGAAGATCTTTTGTTTGCTGGTGTTCTAGGTGTTGTGCTTGGTGGCCGCTTGGGTTACACGCTGTTTTATATGCCGGGCTACTACCTAGCAAATCCTCTCAGCATCTTCAAGATTTGGGAGGGCGGCATGTCCTTTCATGGTGGGCTGCTTGGCGTTTTGCTGGCGCTGCTTTGGTTTGGGTATCGTCGCAAGGTTTCATTCTTTGTGGTGAGTGACTTGGTTGCGCCACTCGTGCCGTTTGGTTTGGCATTTGGCCGACTGGGTAATTTCATCAATGGTGAGTTGTGGGGTAGACCAACAGACTTGCCTTGGGCGATGGTGTTCCCCATGGTCGACGCTATTCCTCGTCACCCATCTCAGATTTACCAGTTCCTTGGAGAAGGCGTTTGCTTGGGCATCATCCTTTGGATCTATTCCAGCAAACCCCGCAGGGTCGGACAGGTTTCTGGGTTGTTTTTGCTAGGCTATGGCATTTGCCGCTTCTTAGCAGAATTTGCTCGCGAGCCCGATGCCTTCTTGGGCCTCTTGGGTCTCGGTCTATCGATGGGGCAATGGCTCTCTGTGCCCATGATAATTTTCGGAATTTACCTTATAGTGAGAGTGAATTCAAAAAAGGTAGGTATCAGTAGTTAA
- a CDS encoding DNA polymerase III subunit chi, translated as MARIDFHSNVSDKLEYACRLTRKIWSATAAGESVRNIVMVGEKADLKRLDELLWTFSATDLLPHCFIDDEAAADTPILLTEHFLSPALAQLPHADVLIHLGMRMPSDVPGLLARFPRIVEVVTINEAERLAGRERYKAYRDLGHELHNFDQSKS; from the coding sequence ATGGCCCGTATCGATTTTCATAGCAACGTGAGCGATAAGCTGGAATATGCTTGTCGCTTAACACGCAAGATCTGGAGTGCTACAGCTGCTGGTGAGTCTGTGCGCAATATCGTGATGGTGGGCGAGAAAGCTGATCTCAAAAGACTGGATGAATTGTTGTGGACATTTAGCGCAACGGATTTATTGCCGCATTGCTTCATTGATGATGAGGCAGCAGCTGATACACCTATTTTGCTGACAGAGCATTTTTTATCGCCTGCGTTGGCTCAACTCCCCCATGCGGATGTATTGATTCATCTGGGAATGCGCATGCCCTCCGATGTTCCAGGATTGCTTGCGCGCTTTCCTCGCATCGTTGAGGTTGTGACTATTAATGAAGCGGAGCGTCTCGCTGGTCGCGAGCGATATAAAGCCTATCGTGATTTAGGTCATGAGCTGCATAACTTCGACCAATCTAAATCTTGA